A part of Pyramidobacter porci genomic DNA contains:
- a CDS encoding gamma-glutamyltransferase family protein: MKSKKVLAAVALGLGVWAGSASANLMYKQTRPTISGRAVAHAGSPAAALAGMKILQAGGTAFDAALAMAAAQSYSEVMMCHIFGGDLQLIGYSAKDKKVFSFNGTGWAPNKAKEQLERDAEIPAKGIFSMHIPGEWSGWMTFLAKYGTMPLKDILAPVVDMAENGIIVDDFLANMIEKNAGPMNDQAKAVFFPNGKALKAGDVYVNKDYADLMKTMGEVAAKAAEGKTLADGFKAADDYFYRGPVAEEIVKWNNENGGDFSIEDFNEFHAEETTPITTNYRGIDVYCTPPNSQGTVLIETLNMLENYDLKAMGHNSKDYINVLTQVLQIAINHRNRFSADPRFHKFPAALLTKEFAKEMTKQIDMNKAVDEIPLGDQKYFVDYEKKGPDTTHMFVCDAEGNIVAVTHSINHFFGSSMMVHGIMMNDRRIQYSPDMDLPNALAPHKRTVQTITPSIALKDGEPYMAFGTPNADRQEQTKVQGFLNVVEFGMRPQAAVETPRIATDAAGDTASLNKYPKQISYMVNYPTQVDPKVLDELQAMGYKMVPVTNTGSLGLGVRENGFWSVGADPTRNAYTFAW; the protein is encoded by the coding sequence ATGAAGAGTAAGAAGGTTTTGGCAGCAGTTGCGCTTGGCTTGGGCGTTTGGGCCGGCAGCGCGAGCGCGAATCTGATGTACAAGCAGACTCGTCCCACGATCAGCGGCCGCGCCGTCGCCCATGCGGGCAGTCCCGCCGCAGCACTGGCCGGCATGAAGATCCTGCAGGCCGGCGGCACCGCTTTCGACGCGGCGCTGGCCATGGCCGCGGCTCAGAGCTACAGCGAGGTCATGATGTGCCATATCTTCGGCGGCGACCTGCAGCTGATCGGTTATTCCGCCAAGGACAAGAAGGTCTTCAGCTTCAACGGCACCGGCTGGGCTCCCAACAAGGCCAAGGAGCAGCTCGAGAGAGACGCCGAGATTCCCGCCAAGGGCATTTTCTCCATGCACATCCCCGGCGAGTGGTCGGGCTGGATGACGTTCCTCGCCAAGTACGGCACGATGCCCCTGAAGGACATCCTCGCTCCCGTGGTTGACATGGCCGAAAACGGCATCATCGTCGACGATTTCCTGGCCAACATGATCGAGAAGAACGCCGGCCCCATGAACGATCAGGCCAAGGCGGTGTTCTTCCCCAACGGCAAAGCGCTGAAAGCCGGCGACGTCTACGTGAACAAGGACTATGCCGATCTGATGAAGACGATGGGCGAGGTGGCGGCCAAGGCGGCCGAAGGCAAGACGCTTGCCGACGGTTTCAAGGCGGCCGACGACTACTTCTATCGCGGCCCTGTCGCCGAAGAGATCGTCAAGTGGAACAACGAAAACGGCGGCGATTTCTCCATCGAGGATTTCAACGAGTTCCACGCCGAGGAGACCACCCCCATCACCACCAACTACCGCGGCATCGATGTGTACTGCACGCCTCCCAACAGCCAGGGCACCGTTCTGATCGAGACGCTCAACATGCTCGAGAACTATGACCTCAAGGCCATGGGGCACAACAGCAAGGATTACATCAACGTCCTCACTCAGGTTCTGCAGATCGCCATCAACCACCGCAACCGCTTCAGCGCCGATCCGCGCTTCCACAAGTTCCCCGCGGCGCTCCTGACCAAGGAGTTCGCCAAGGAAATGACCAAGCAGATCGACATGAACAAGGCCGTCGACGAGATCCCGCTGGGCGACCAGAAGTACTTCGTCGACTACGAGAAGAAGGGCCCCGACACGACGCATATGTTCGTCTGCGACGCCGAGGGCAACATCGTGGCCGTGACGCACTCCATCAACCATTTCTTCGGTTCCAGCATGATGGTGCACGGCATCATGATGAACGACCGCCGCATCCAGTACTCGCCCGACATGGATCTGCCCAACGCGCTGGCGCCTCATAAGCGTACCGTGCAGACGATCACGCCTTCGATCGCTCTGAAGGACGGCGAACCCTACATGGCTTTCGGCACGCCCAACGCCGACCGTCAGGAACAAACCAAGGTCCAGGGTTTCCTGAACGTCGTCGAGTTCGGCATGCGTCCCCAGGCCGCCGTCGAAACTCCCCGCATCGCTACGGACGCCGCCGGCGACACGGCCAGCCTGAACAAGTATCCCAAGCAGATCTCCTACATGGTCAACTACCCGACCCAGGTCGATCCCAAGGTGCTCG
- a CDS encoding LysR family transcriptional regulator: protein MRFEQLHLFATILSCGSFAAAARLLHLSQPSITTSLSALEAEVGQRLLERTPGQRHPVRPTAAGEIFAGFARKALTDYRGMLSAVTLSSDAPQAPVRIGVTPTPGSSLLPVLTNKFREENPALTIQVKTFRGTELARRLKEGEFDLGVTGTRPQDDGIVFERFFYDPLVLIAPVRMGLTGPITLRELKRLPLVVRDASGNLMRLLIQALNRVGLSLERMNVVMQVSGNNDVLSSVTLGAGVGFVARSLLAANRENHDIMIVPVRRLQVTRYVYMLRRESSSFTGGMRLFWEYAMGTEWREHVFSYNTMML from the coding sequence ATGCGATTCGAACAGCTTCACCTTTTTGCGACGATTTTGAGCTGCGGTTCTTTTGCCGCTGCCGCCCGTCTGCTGCACCTGAGCCAGCCGAGCATCACGACTTCGCTGAGCGCGCTGGAGGCGGAAGTGGGGCAGAGACTATTGGAACGCACGCCCGGGCAGCGGCACCCCGTCCGTCCGACGGCGGCCGGCGAGATCTTCGCCGGGTTCGCCCGAAAGGCGCTGACCGATTATCGGGGCATGCTGTCGGCAGTCACGCTGTCGTCGGATGCGCCGCAAGCGCCCGTCAGAATCGGCGTCACGCCGACGCCGGGCAGCTCGCTTCTGCCTGTGCTGACCAATAAATTCCGCGAGGAGAACCCGGCGCTTACGATACAGGTCAAAACGTTTCGCGGCACCGAACTGGCGCGTCGTCTCAAAGAGGGGGAGTTCGATCTCGGCGTGACCGGCACTCGTCCGCAGGACGACGGCATCGTTTTCGAGCGGTTCTTTTACGATCCGCTTGTTTTGATCGCTCCGGTACGCATGGGACTGACAGGACCGATTACGCTGCGCGAACTGAAGCGCCTGCCGCTGGTCGTGCGCGACGCCTCGGGCAATTTGATGCGCCTGCTGATCCAGGCGCTGAACCGCGTCGGCCTGTCATTGGAGCGGATGAACGTCGTCATGCAGGTGTCGGGCAACAACGACGTGCTGTCGTCGGTGACGCTCGGCGCCGGCGTCGGTTTTGTGGCGCGCTCGCTGCTGGCGGCCAACCGCGAAAACCATGACATTATGATCGTACCGGTGCGCCGTCTGCAGGTGACGCGTTACGTCTACATGCTGCGGCGCGAAAGCAGTTCCTTCACCGGCGGCATGAGGCTCTTCTGGGAATACGCCATGGGCACGGAATGGCGCGAGCACGTCTTTTCATACAACACGATGATGCTGTGA